In Lachancea thermotolerans CBS 6340 chromosome H complete sequence, a single genomic region encodes these proteins:
- the COG3 gene encoding Golgi transport complex subunit COG3 (similar to uniprot|P40094 Saccharomyces cerevisiae YER157W COG3 Essential component of the conserved oligomeric Golgi complex (Cog1p through Cog8p) a cytosolic tethering complex that functions in protein trafficking to mediate fusion of transport vesicles to Golgi compartments) produces MTRSRGNSLVQSIATHAPSGKYLSPSLQDDELLGKLRRIGTSYKQIEVRAQPEARCKENKYSKYDQYVTGVDVKVSEYQTVIDQAEKINKQLALTVDKFCAISSETRDFTESTYELFEKFRNLDDLHKSIREYLSYFEALDPIVRGLHHFSSPNIVRKNSFKSKLSKIDESLQFLCEHKEFKDAEAYRIKFKQCMVRCCSLMATYLSNCLRSMFEEVVKSLEGISQSATRDALLYNKFSSIAADFYSVSRELSSRYSSKHHQTYHEELNSILQDCYNEYFRIRIKLLGPLISSQLENKEAQQKNFSLVKDIQDNLLFFTQLCEDEYSLIVQFFPEKEGKKSFNEWLFHLCEPLHDHVREKVLRESDVASLCDAVTLLNKYYQFEENSEEYDAQFRSVQLDKIFEPLLQDVQYRLIFRAQIYVETSIIAYRPTRDAFSINHRKGGLSKIEKGDGIVKSFLDSISESKDEVEEMHSCYPPVTRAIALLSKIYQMVNSSIFDTLAHHIVHDCVESLRAALRLVRESEDNLDVNLSYLKNLLMLRKQVQNFDIQYVCNETYVDFSGLRDFLRSLAHGGLSAASNSVFSLAREGAPKVVKNMVDARSELSVELRNAIKELTETAAHEIVGGCLNCSGVLISDNTQLRKNVEVILPRIYNQMCIFIKDHEVRIHLIDAIQDLVIRAYADYYEDVTQQAENGKIAKEDVSEIMYVDVFADLFNNVASQLEKGGASNSIV; encoded by the exons ATGACAAGAAGTAGGGGGAACTCTCTTGTACAAAGTATCGCAACTCACGCTCCTTCAGGGAAATACTTA TCACCAAGTTTACAAGATGATGAATTACTAGGCAAGCTCCGAAGAATTGGTACGAGTTACAAACAGATCGAGGTTCGCGCGCAACCAGAAGCTAGatgcaaagaaaacaagtATTCAAAGTATGATCAATATGTGACCGGTGTTGATGTGAAAGTGAGTGAATATCAAACAGTGATTGATCAAGCGGAAAAGATAAATAAGCAACTTGCTCTCACAGTTGACAAGTTCTGCGCTATATCATCAGAGACTCGTGATTTCACAGAGTCAACCTATGAACTCTTCGAAAAGTTCAGAAATCTTGATGATCTCCACAAATCTATAAGGGAGTACCTCAGTTACTTCGAAGCGTTGGATCCGATTGTGAGAGGTTTGCATCACTTTTCATCTCCAAACATTGTGAGGAAGAATTCATTCAAGTCCAAGTTATCGAAAATAGATGAGTCTTTACAATTTCTTTGCGAACACAAAGAGTTTAAAGACGCAGAAGCTTACCGCATCAAGTTCAAACAGTGCATGGTCCGTTGCTGCAGCCTTATGGCTACTTATTTGTCGAACTGCTTGCGTTCTATGTTCGAAGAGGTCGTTAAATCCCTCGAAGGTATCTCGCAGTCGGCGACCAGAGATGCGCTACTGTACAACAAATTTTCTTCTATTGCAGCCGATTTTTATTCCGTGTCAAGGGAACTTTCATCCCGCTACTCTAGTAAGCATCATCAAACATACCACGAAGAGTTAAACAGCATTTTACAAGACTGCTACAATGAATATTTCCGAATCAGGATCAAGCTTCTAGGTCCCCTAATCTCGAGTCAGctggaaaacaaagaagcacaaCAGAAGAACTTTTCTCTAGTGAAGGATATACAAGACAACCTGCTCTTTTTTACACAGCTCTGCGAGGATGAATATAGCCTTATCGTACAGTTCTTTCCAGAAAAAGAGGGTAAGAAAAGCTTTAATGAATGGCTTTTTCATCTCTGTGAACCCCTTCACGATCACGTCAGAGAGAAAGTGTTACGAGAATCCGATGTGGCATCATTATGCGATGCAGTTACCTTGCTCAATAAGTATTAccaatttgaagaaaactcGGAAGAGTATGATGCACAATTTAGAAGCGTTCAGCTTGACAAAATATTTGAGCCCCTACTTCAGGATGTTCAATACAGACTAATCTTTAGAGCACAAATATATGTCGAAACAAGCATCATCGCCTATAGACCCACGAGAGACGCTTTTTCCATCAATCATCGCAAGGGTGGACTGTCAAAGATCGAAAAAGGTGATGGTATTGTGAAGTCATTCCTCGACAGTATATCCGAGTCTAAAGACGAGGTCGAAGAGATGCACTCATGCTACCCACCTGTCACCAGAGCAATCGCACTTCTATCAAAAATTTATCAAATGGTAAATTCATCTATATTCGACACTCTGGCTCATCACATAGTCCATGACTGTGTCGAATCCCTAAGAGCGGCGCTTCGCCTAGTTCGAGAATCTGAGGATAACCTCGATGTTAACCTATCCTACCTGAAAAATCTTCTGATGCTGCGAAAGCAAGTACAGAACTTTGACATTCAGTACGTTTGCAACGAAACGTATGTCGATTTCTCGGGCCTGAGAGACTTTCTTCGGTCTTTGGCGCATGGTGGACTATCTGCGGCTAGCAACTCTGTTTTTAGTCTGGCTCGCGAAGGTGCTCCAAAGGTTGTCAAAAACATGGTTGATGCACGCTCTGAGCTTTCGGTTGAGCTCCGAAATGCCATAAAAGAGCTGACGGAGACTGCGGCCCACGAGATAGTAGGAGGATGCTTAAACTGTTCCGGAGTATTGATTTCTGACAACACTCAACTCAGGAAGAATGTTGAGGTTATTCTACCCAGGATATACAACCAAATGTGCATTTTCATAAAAGACCACGAAGTCCGGATTCACCTCATTGACGCGATACAGGACCTCGTCATCCGTGCTTACGCAGACTATTACGAAGATGTGACTCAACAAGCAGAAAACGGAAAAATAGCAAAGGAAGACGTCTCAGAAATTATGTATGTCGATGTCTTTGCCGACTTGTTCAACAACGTTGCAAGCCAATTAGAAAAGGGGGGTGCAAGCAACTCAATTGTCTAA
- the PDC2 gene encoding Pdc2p (some similarities with uniprot|P32896 Saccharomyces cerevisiae YDR081C PDC2 Transcription factor required for the synthesis of the glycolytic enzyme pyruvate decarboxylase required for high level expression of both the THI and the PDC genes), whose protein sequence is MGLLSVEQKYNIILMAERHPKWTQLELARWAYEAYQLSSCPSQGTISRLLARKSVFMNSKEHEKDANRLRKPNNILVRRILQEWVSQSIWNGIPISPPIIQDTAQSVWHRIPAEHREGNGSFSYKWITHFLSKMDVNVSSLDEEPPKPPKVWTFEERGTLKEFLCKIPARNLFTLDETFLAYNLPLDYAQYETNQVQRRIEVVTVMLCANLDGSEKMNPLVIGKYENYRSFRNHFSSEPPEGASQLSLGNKMAKKFSLTYYNNRKSWLTSNLFHDWLVWWDKRLVVDNRKIYIVLDDSCSHRIINLRLKNIKLIYTSANSRFLPFNWGVLDEFKTHYRVQQYEALTELQEKIEKKTGQKKILTYDQSLLKMSNAFKLIKVAWDAIPADTIKANWKSSGILPQHMIQLDESVSMAFKKNEALEKKLYEVSERFHCMKQWDYDMLLDLNIENKNTNFLSSEELVQSAIVDEWEPEEKQVSLEDDYGTNGFSLEAFAQVGEVGNDTFGHVEHLSHNPTETLEKNLLVSDVIDRPSEFFPSSVLPINDDQHIENVTGPPRSNSTQIYPAVSAPPAATGYLDDVFSTLPHEPSSANPATSINTHVSSTLPATDSPSPNGIPAADILGIETPALNLGNEFDLDSVNDYLGQSSSNPHEPTFGNQRLVILTTLQTNIDIAKSMGNILKHAEFREVGLSDRSLNELRFSYNNCLKKIRKAKQALSGADKRLRQQRLERQIINQEQSIVSTAASPSSKIHRPVGISPSLEIENSNFFTNFPSNASLDIPPHIQSGTENSSTRRSS, encoded by the coding sequence ATGGGTCTACTTTCAGTCGAGCAAAAGTACAACATCATACTGATGGCCGAGAGGCACCCTAAGTGGACCCAGTTGGAGCTAGCTCGTTGGGCTTACGAGGCATACCAGCTATCGAGCTGCCCCTCTCAAGGAACCATTTCGCGTCTCTTGGCCAGAAAAAGTGTCTTCATGAACTCAAAAGAGCATGAAAAAGACGCAAACAGATTAAGAAAGCCCAATAACATATTGGTTCGTCGCATTCTGCAGGAATGGGTTTCTCAAAGCATTTGGAATGGCATACCGATTTCGCCTCCTATAATCCAGGACACTGCACAGTCAGTATGGCACCGAATACCCGCAGAGCATCGAGAAGGCAATGGTTCTTTTAGCTACAAGTGGATCACACACTTTCTTTCTAAGATGGACGTCAATGTTTCGAGTTTAGACGAAGAGCCACCCAAGCCGCCCAAAGTGTGGACGTTTGAGGAAAGGGGAACTCTAAAGGAATTTCTTTGCAAAATCCCTGCCAGAAATTTGTTCACTTTAGATGAAACTTTTCTTGCTTACAACCTGCCCCTCGACTATGCACAATATGAGACAAACCAAGTGCAGAGAAGGATAGAGGTTGTTACTGTCATGCTTTGTGCCAACTTAGATGGCTCCGAAAAAATGAATCCCTTGGTAATAGGCAAGTACGAAAACTATAGAAGTTTTCGTaatcatttttcaagtgAGCCTCCTGAAGGTGCTTCCCAGTTATCTTTGGGCAACAAGATGGCCAAAAAGTTTTCGCTGACTTACTATAACAACCGCAAGTCTTGGCTTACCAGTAACTTATTTCATGATTGGCTGGTTTGGTGGGATAAGCGGCTGGTGGTTGACAACCGAAAAATTTACATTGTGCTTGATGACTCCTGTTCCCACCGCATTATCAATCTACGGCTCAAGAACATTAAGCTGATATATACCTCAGCCAATAGCAGATTCTTGCCGTTCAATTGGGGTGTCTTGGATGAATTCAAGACACACTACCGTGTTCAGCAGTACGAGGCTTTAACGGAACTACAAGAGAAAatcgaaaagaaaacaggtCAAAAGAAGATTCTGACGTATGACCAAAGTCTCCTGAAAATGTCGAATGCATTCAAACTTATCAAGGTTGCATGGGATGCAATACCCGCTGATACAATCAAAGCTAACTGGAAGAGTTCAGGTATTTTACCTCAGCATATGATCCAACTTGATGAGAGTGTAAGTATGGCgttcaagaagaacgaGGCTCtagaaaaaaagctttatgAGGTGAGTGAGAGGTTTCATTGTATGAAACAATGGGACTACGACATGCTGTTGGATCTCAACATCGAAAATAAGAATACgaattttttgagttcCGAAGAGTTAGTCCAAAGCGCTATTGTGGACGAATGGGAACCCGAAGAGAAACAGGTTTCTCTCGAAGATGATTATGGTACCAACGGGTTTAGCTTAGAAGCCTTCGCTCAAGTTGGGGAGGTTGGAAACGACACATTCGGGCATGTTGAGCACTTAAGCCATAACCCTACGGAAACACTTGAAAAAAACCTTCTTGTTAGTGATGTTATAGACAGACCAAGTGAGTTTTTCCCCAGCTCCGTGTTGCCCATAAACGATGATCAACACATAGAGAATGTCACGGGTCCGCCGCGTTCCAACTCAACTCAGATATACCCCGCGGTAAGTGCCCCGCCCGCCGCCACTGGATATTTGGATGACGTCTTCAGCACACTTCCACATGAGCCTAGCTCTGCAAACCCTGCGACCTCAATTAATACACATGTCTCGAGTACTTTGCCTGCAACTGACTCTCCCTCTCCAAATGGAATTCCTGCCGCGGACATTTTAGGAATTGAAACACCGGCTCTGAATCTGGGAAATGAGTTTGATTTAGACTCTGTTAACGACTATCTTGGTCAATCTTCAAGCAATCCGCATGAGCCAACCTTTGGAAATCAGCGGTTGGTGATCTTGACTACTCTGCAAACGAACATAGACATCGCAAAATCAATGggaaacattttgaagcatgcTGAATTTAGGGAAGTTGGGTTATCTGATAGGTCGCTCAACGAACTAAGATTCAGCTATAACAActgcttgaagaaaattagAAAAGCAAAGCAGGCTTTAAGTGGCGCTGACAAGAGACTCAGACAGCAGCGTCTAGAGCGCCAGATAATTAATCAAGAGCAGTCTATTGTAAGCACAGCTGCGTCACCGAGCTCAAAAATACACCGCCCGGTTGGAATTTCTCCTTCATTAGAGATCGAGAATAGTAACTTCTTCACAAACTTTCCTTCAAATGCGTCATTAGATATACCGCCTCATATTCAAAGCGGAACCGAGAACTCAAGCACGCGGCGCTCATCTTAA
- the VPS41 gene encoding Vps41p (similar to uniprot|P38959 Saccharomyces cerevisiae YDR080W VPS41 vacuolar protein sorting component of vacuolar membrane protein complex) — MMTQSDAKLSLIQESSEEHNPVGLGGQAEKGPLSQDNKKDDLDVSSNSKEGNMDETKSIDRTEIRDGFASRLEGAEVSGNKDKNNAESEAVSGSDVESEDQSEEEEEDEEEEEEEEDEEPPLLNYTRITKLPKNFFTRDSISACQFHEKVFAFATHAGFLHFTETDFTTIRTFRCHRASITSIFTDGDIFATSSIDGSVVIGSVRDSAGMLACDFKRPVHAVVLDDKYKTSKTFVSGGMAGEVILSQRNWLGNRLDIILDRDNGPVVGIYTVDDVLFWMNDSGITFYSISSKTKLLQVPFPRDEQGTRPDLYWPSVHFPETDRIIVVWANHIWTFKISLTKLPQHGNHLGSILSSAASSLRAAPDKKIDQEHYLYVNTVLAGVVSFKNDQLLCLEVPPSKTVKNKSELPRFKVIDMFSGLEIHSDEVVSKSYQNLTVKDYHLGKHIGKGATEYYMISAKDAVAAHELSLKERFDWFSNTGHDYEAWKIGLYAVDKSARLEAGKRHINKTVSQENWKEAAKSITEVFSEAHDDRKDDYFEAHVIKDWGNYILLLLEREQANVIVDLIPTEPPLDNQVYDATLNYYLKANQISNFSKYLRLWPKKLFSLGAFCEKLEEVIEQDPENSADYRKDLVFLLIENGNDVKAIPHLIKLKDQRALDIIRRRKLLSMFSNQLVEILLLPFNGSAKELSSLDLRDAVKVFQKPVELLVEGAHMIGVNSIIPKLSSPRELRLLLFLFFRKASSVNSLMIAPYEDDMLELYYEYDKTHLLDFLRSKNDYNIDKAIDLCASDENCFNELIYLWGKVGETRKALSLIIDKKNDPQLAIEFVKGSGDSELWEYLVTYSMNKPSFIEKLLDPRADIGTAYPEVVKRVPEKMDITGLKVSLENVTKENFLSLNVGTGVFKIIDDETNQLAHEFLNLRDMGKPFEVNNA, encoded by the coding sequence ATGATGACCCAAAGTGATGCCAAATTGTCGTTAATACAAGAGAGCAGCGAAGAGCATAATCCAGTGGGCCTCGGCGgacaagcagaaaaaggGCCCCTATCTCAAGATAACAAAAAAGATGATCTGGATGTATCTTCCAACAGTAAGGAAGGAAACATGGATGAGACCAAGAGCATAGACAGAACTGAGATACGCGATGGATTTGCGTCAAGATTAGAGGGCGCAGAGGTCTCAGGCAATAAAGATAAAAATAACGCAGAAAGCGAGGCCGTGAGCGGAAGTGATGTCGAGAGTGAGGACcaaagtgaagaagaagaagaggatgaggaggaggaggaggaggaggaggacgaggaaCCACCTCTTTTGAATTACACAAGAATTACAAAGCTCCCTAAGAACTTTTTCACACGGGACTCTATTTCAGCCTGCCAATTTCACGAAAAAGTGTTCGCGTTTGCTACTCATGCTGGCTTTTTGCACTTCACCGAAACCGATTTCACAACGATACGAACTTTTCGATGTCATAGAGCTTCAATCACCTCAATTTTTACAGACGGCGACATATTTGCAACCTCATCTATTGATGGGAGTGTTGTCATAGGATCTGTTAGGGATAGTGCTGGCATGCTCGCTTGCGACTTCAAAAGGCCAGTTCATGCGGTGGTTTTAGATGACAAATATAAAACCAGTAAAACATTTGTCTCCGGTGGGATGGCAGGTGAAGTGATCCTCTCCCAACGGAATTGGCTAGGAAACAGGTTGGACATAATCCTCGACAGAGACAACGGCCCTGTAGTGGGCATATACACCGTAGATGATGTTCTCTTTTGGATGAACGACAGTGGAATAACATTCTACAGCatatcttcgaaaacaaaacttttACAAGTGCCTTTTCCGAGGGATGAGCAAGGAACAAGGCCTGATTTATACTGGCCTTCGGTTCATTTCCCAGAGACAGACAGAATCATTGTAGTATGGGCAAACCACATATGGaccttcaaaatctcatTAACAAAATTACCCCAGCACGGAAACCATTTGGGGTCAATTCTTTCCAGCGCTGCGTCAAGTTTGAGGGCAGCCCCCGATAAAAAGATAGATCAGGAGCATTACTTATACGTGAACACAGTTTTAGCAGGCGTTGtttcattcaaaaatgaCCAGCTCCTTTGCTTAGAGGTACCACCATCGAAAActgtcaaaaacaaatcaGAACTCCCTCGGTTTAAAGTTATTGACATGTTCTCCGGTTTGGAAATTCACAGTGATGAAGTGGTATCTAAGAGCTACCAGAACTTGACTGTAAAAGATTACCATTTGGGGAAGCACATAGGCAAGGGTGCAACTGAATACTATATGATTAGTGCCAAAGACGCTGTAGCAGCCCATGAGTTATCACTGAAAGAAAGGTTCGATTGGTTTTCAAATACTGGCCACGATTATGAAGCGTGGAAAATTGGGCTTTATGCGGTTGATAAAAGCGCtagacttgaagctggtaAGCGTCACATAAATAAAACAGTTTCCCAAGAAaattggaaagaagctgcaaaaagCATAACGGAGGTTTTCTCCGAAGCTCACGACGACAGGAAAGACGATTATTTTGAAGCCCATGTTATCAAAGACTGGGGTAATTACATATTGTTActacttgaaagagaacaaGCCAACGTGATTGTGGACTTAATTCCAACGGAGCCCCCTTTAGACAACCAAGTCTATGACGCCACTTTGAATTATTACCTAAAAGCGAACCAAATCTCtaatttttcaaaatatctaCGGCTTTGgccaaagaagctgttcTCCTTAGGAGCATTTTGCGAAAAGCTAGAGGAGGTTATAGAACAGGATCCCGAAAACTCTGCAGATTACCGAAAAGACcttgtttttttgcttATAGAGAATGGAAACGACGTAAAGGCTATCCCGCACTTGATAAAACTAAAAGATCAGAGAGCTTTGGACATCATTCGTCGACGCAAACTTCTATCTATGTTCTCAAATCAACTAGTTGAAATTTTGCTTCTTCCATTCAATGGTAGCGCTAAGGAGCTTTCGAGTCTGGACCTACGTGATGCTGTAAAAgtgtttcaaaagccaGTTGAACTGCTCGTCGAAGGCGCTCACATGATTGGGGTCAATTCCATAATACCTAAACTATCCTCTCCTAGGGAGCTTCGTCTTTTacttttccttttctttcgaaaagcATCGAGTGTAAACTCCCTTATGATTGCACCCTATGAAGACGACATGCTAGAGCTCTATTATGAATATGACAAAACTCATTTACTGGATTTCTTGAGATCAAAAAACGACTACAACATCGATAAAGCCATAGACCTATGCGCCAGTGACGAAAATTGTTTTAACGAGCTGATCTATCTTTGGGGCAAAGTCGGAGAAACACGGAAAGCACTATCACTTATTATCGATAAGAAAAATGATCCCCAGCTTGCGATAGAATTCGTCAAAGGTTCGGGCGATTCTGAGCTCTGGGAGTACTTAGTCACCTACAGCATGAACAAGCCAAGCTTTATCGAGAAGCTACTTGATCCCAGAGCAGACATAGGAACTGCTTACCCCGAGGTAGTCAAACGAGTCCCAGAAAAAATGGACATAACGGGCCTCAAAGTATCATTGGAAAATGTCACAaaggaaaacttcttgagcttaAACGTTGGCACAGgcgttttcaaaataattGATGATGAAACAAACCAGCTTGCTCATGAATTTTTAAACTTAAGAGATATGGGGAAGCCCTTTGAAGTGAATAATGCATGA
- the PET100 gene encoding Pet100p (similar to uniprot|P38958 Saccharomyces cerevisiae YDR079W PET100 Chaperone that specifically facilitates the assembly of cytochrome c oxidase located in the mitochondrial inner membrane), with product MKLPFRYTRSQLEVFRFAFCLLSPVAIMYWIGIDTDKKLNVPGFWPDPETLNKIPKEPYEIKAELARMKKERLEKRLRLEKKIAEEYGIDIEAEKARIKEEMNSGR from the coding sequence ATGAAGCTGCCTTTCAGATATACGCGGTCTCAGTTGGAGGTCTTCAGGTTTGCGTTCTGCCTACTCTCACCTGTCGCAATAATGTACTGGATTGGTATTGATACtgacaagaagctgaacgTTCCAGGGTTTTGGCCAGATCCAGAGACTCTGAATAAGATTCCCAAGGAGCCTTACGAAATCAAAGCAGAGCTCGCaagaatgaagaaggaaagaCTTGAAAAAAGATTACGCttagagaagaagatcgcGGAAGAATACGGTATTGACATCGAAGCAGAAAAGGCGCGTATTAAGGAGGAGATGAACTCTGGAAGGTAG
- the MYG1 gene encoding Myg1p (highly similar to uniprot|P40093 Saccharomyces cerevisiae YER156C Hypothetical ORF), which translates to MSVHKRAKVNMTKQICTHSGSFHADEALAVYMLRVLPEFKDAKVVRSRDPAKWEESDIVVDVSGKYDVEKRLFDHHQREFFETFSEKYKTKLSSAGLVYKHFGQDIIKTLQPQLDESDVEFLYEKVYKDFVESLDANDNGISNFDAEDLGVKPKFSDKNITIPGIISGMNPNWNGDCSDASFDKCFFKASDFIGEVFVNLVKGYGESWMPAKALVRDAVQNRLQEDPSGKIIVLKQFCPWKEHLYNIEKELGIVGEILFVLFEDSSSKWRVSTVPVSATSFKFREGLPEPLRGLRDNELSEKSGLPGCIFIHAAGFIGGADSKDTVLKLAQMSL; encoded by the coding sequence ATGTCGGTGCATAAAAGAGCGAAGGTTAACATGACGAAACAAATTTGTACACATTCAGGATCTTTTCATGCAGATGAGGCCTTGGCCGTCTACATGCTTCGAGTCCTTCCAGAGTTTAAAGATGCCAAGGTCGTGAGATCTAGAGATCCAGCAAAATGGGAAGAGAGTGATATTGTCGTCGACGTGAGTGGTAAATATGACGTTGAGAAAAGACTTTTTGACCATCACCAACGTGAATTCTTTGAGACTTTCAGTGAGAAATACAAGACTAAACTCTCAAGTGCAGGACTTGTCTACAAACATTTCGGCCAAGACATTATAAAAACCCTGCAACCTCAACTTGATGAGTCTGATGTTGAGTTTTTATACGAGAAAGTTTACAAGGACTTCGTTGAATCTCTTGATGCTAACGATAATGGTATCAGCAACTTTGATGCTGAAGATTTGGGCGTCAAACCAAAGTTCAGCGATAAGAATATCACCATACCTGGTATCATCTCTGGTATGAACCCCAACTGGAATGGAGACTGTTCAGATGCTAGCTTCGATAAgtgctttttcaaagcgtCCGATTTTATTGGCGAGGTCTTTGTTAACTTGGTTAAGGGTTACGGAGAATCGTGGATGCCTGCAAAGGCTTTGGTTCGGGACGCCGTGCAAAACAGACTGCAAGAAGATCCATCCGGTAAAATTATTGTCTTGAAACAGTTTTGTCCATGGAAGGAGCACCTCTACAATATCGAGAAAGAATTAGGTATCGTGGGTGAGATCTTATTTGTgctctttgaagattcttcaagcaaatGGAGAGTATCCACTGTCCCTGTGTCTGCTACAtccttcaagttcagagaagGCCTTCCCGAGCCTCTAAGAGGGCTAAGGGATAATGAGCTAAGTGAAAAAAGTGGACTGCCTGGTTGTATATTCATTCACGCTGCTGGGTTCATTGGAGGTGCAGATTCTAAAGATACTGTTTTGAAACTGGCGCAAATGAGCCTTTGA
- a CDS encoding hydroxyisourate hydrolase (conserved hypothetical protein), producing the protein MSNSKPPVTCHILDTTSGKPAQDVTCSIYFVRTTAESFGFEVSETQPFAAARTNEDGRIGAWIFAPEPSKRPFLKELGIYEENSTLVWKSLVPGTYKIRFQTSRYFERQKKTCFFPFVEIFFEVSDSRHYHIPLLLSNYAYSTYRGS; encoded by the coding sequence ATGAGCAATTCTAAGCCACCTGTTACATGTCACATTCTGGACACAACATCCGGGAAGCCAGCTCAAGACGTAACCTGCTCGATATACTTCGTGAGAACCACTGCTGAAAGCTTTGGTTTCGAAGTGAGTGAAACTCAGCCGTTTGCAGCTGCAAGGACCAATGAAGATGGAAGAATCGGGGCTTGGATCTTCGCGCCGGAACCGTCTAAAAGAccctttttgaaagaacttggCAtttatgaagaaaattccaCCTTAGTGTGGAAGAGTCTCGTGCCAGGGACATACAAGATAAGGTTCCAAACGTCTCGTTACTTTGAGCgacaaaagaaaacttgttttttcccttttgttgagatcttcttcgaagtttCTGATTCCAGGCACTACCACATTCCATTGCTTCTCAGCAACTACGCGTACTCCACTTACCGTGGTAGTTAA